In Bacillus cytotoxicus NVH 391-98, the following are encoded in one genomic region:
- the sigK gene encoding RNA polymerase sporulation sigma factor SigK has translation MSLFAAIGYMVREVFVFVSYVKNNAFPQPLSPDDEKKYLELMEQGDAQARNLLIEHNLRLVAHIVKKFENTGEDAEDLISIGTIGLIKAIESYSAGKGTKLATYAARCIENEILMHLRVLKKTKKDVSLHDPIGQDKEGNEISLIDILKSESEDVIDMIQLSMELEKIKEYIDILDEREKEVIVKRFGLGLDKEKTQREIAKALGISRSYVSRIEKRALMKMFHEFVRAEKEMKAKE, from the coding sequence TTGAGTTTATTCGCCGCAATTGGATATATGGTTCGTGAAGTGTTTGTGTTTGTTTCTTATGTGAAAAACAATGCGTTTCCACAACCATTGTCACCAGATGACGAAAAAAAGTACTTAGAGTTAATGGAGCAAGGGGATGCTCAAGCGAGAAACTTATTGATTGAACATAACTTGCGGCTTGTGGCCCACATTGTTAAGAAATTTGAAAACACAGGTGAAGATGCAGAAGATTTAATCTCAATCGGCACAATTGGGCTTATTAAAGCGATTGAAAGCTATTCAGCAGGGAAAGGAACAAAGCTTGCAACATATGCAGCACGCTGTATTGAAAATGAAATTTTAATGCATCTCCGCGTTTTGAAGAAAACAAAAAAGGATGTTTCACTTCATGACCCGATTGGGCAAGATAAAGAGGGTAATGAAATATCACTTATCGATATTTTGAAATCTGAATCAGAAGACGTGATCGATATGATTCAACTTAGTATGGAGTTAGAAAAAATTAAAGAGTACATTGATATTTTAGATGAGAGGGAGAAAGAAGTTATTGTAAAGCGTTTTGGACTCGGACTGGATAAGGAGAAAACGCAGCGAGAAATCGCAAAGGCGCTTGGGATTTCCAGGAGCTATGTATCAAGAATTGAGAAGCGAGCACTGATGAAAATGTTTCATGAATTTGTGAGGGCGGAGAAAGAGATGAAAGCAAAGGAATAA
- a CDS encoding YcdB/YcdC domain-containing protein: MNANDQKRKEQVAHIIEIPDEYVLVVDDKKMNEEVHLLWWEKCGKPEESIQVCLRKEDGELLELSICKETMQKQNGIAESKAKEIADAFIKKHAPYIHGECNFIYVTSKKECIAVEYKQEVHGCPLPRTGCVVEIDLLGNIITFRNKGIKERPTWPSSIIKKEVILDKLRKKQEVELVFVHLSNGWLTYENREMKDGYNLVYEPITAHAFINPCTGADLHDRSHYIIETASLPSLKEKVEMATDVYQLLHIDTTKMKKVHEKSEGRELTSVWTKVSTEEKHRKDNDKSFDTYCRQHIPILQYEEATTITIDQETNQLLTYCKWGKTACEEPILTRKQCLEKALQFLGKVFPHFEEHLRIWKNQEDDEDLGHFNFYVYVNGIRIEGEMVSVVIDASSGEVDMYRGVSQQVIEQLLSYDTNVKVNQETALDTYCQALHVWLKWFEECETNPPQYQLVYVPTTGNISEGYGADYENRKEIRYIDAHTGEKIWSK, translated from the coding sequence ATGAATGCAAACGATCAAAAAAGAAAAGAGCAAGTTGCGCATATTATTGAAATTCCAGATGAATATGTGCTTGTTGTAGATGATAAAAAAATGAATGAAGAGGTACATCTTCTTTGGTGGGAGAAATGTGGTAAACCAGAGGAAAGCATTCAAGTATGTTTGCGGAAAGAGGATGGAGAATTATTAGAATTATCTATTTGTAAAGAAACAATGCAAAAACAAAACGGAATTGCTGAATCAAAAGCGAAGGAAATTGCAGATGCATTTATAAAAAAACATGCACCTTATATACATGGAGAGTGTAACTTTATATATGTAACTTCAAAAAAAGAGTGTATTGCCGTTGAATATAAACAAGAAGTACATGGATGCCCTTTACCTCGAACGGGTTGCGTAGTGGAAATAGATCTACTCGGAAATATTATTACATTTAGAAACAAAGGAATAAAAGAAAGACCAACTTGGCCAAGTTCCATTATTAAGAAGGAGGTTATTTTAGACAAATTGCGAAAAAAACAGGAAGTGGAACTTGTTTTTGTACATCTTTCTAACGGATGGCTTACATATGAAAATCGCGAAATGAAGGATGGATACAATCTTGTATATGAGCCGATTACAGCACATGCTTTTATAAATCCGTGCACAGGAGCAGACTTACATGATAGGAGTCATTATATAATTGAAACAGCCTCATTGCCATCTTTGAAAGAAAAAGTGGAAATGGCAACCGACGTTTATCAACTACTGCATATAGATACGACAAAAATGAAAAAAGTACATGAAAAGTCAGAAGGAAGAGAATTGACAAGCGTTTGGACAAAGGTGTCAACGGAAGAAAAGCATCGAAAAGATAACGATAAATCTTTTGATACATATTGTAGACAACACATTCCTATCTTGCAGTATGAAGAGGCAACGACTATAACAATTGATCAAGAGACAAATCAATTGCTTACATACTGTAAGTGGGGAAAGACTGCGTGCGAAGAACCAATATTAACACGTAAGCAATGTTTGGAAAAAGCATTGCAATTTTTAGGGAAAGTGTTTCCACATTTTGAAGAACATCTTCGCATTTGGAAGAACCAAGAGGATGATGAGGATCTAGGGCATTTTAATTTTTATGTGTACGTGAATGGGATTCGTATTGAAGGTGAGATGGTGAGCGTTGTTATTGATGCATCATCAGGAGAAGTAGACATGTATCGTGGCGTATCGCAACAGGTAATTGAACAGCTACTCAGTTATGACACAAATGTAAAAGTAAATCAAGAAACAGCATTAGATACGTACTGTCAGGCGCTTCATGTATGGTTGAAGTGGTTTGAAGAATGTGAGACCAATCCGCCTCAGTATCAGCTTGTCTATGTGCCAACGACTGGGAACATAAGTGAGGGATATGGTGCAGATTATGAAAATAGAAAAGAAATTCGCTATATTGACGCCCATACAGGAGAAAAGATTTGGAGTAAGTAA
- the rpmG gene encoding 50S ribosomal protein L33: MRVNITLACTECGDRNYITKKNKRNNPERIELKKYCPRLKRVTLHRETK; this comes from the coding sequence ATGCGTGTCAATATTACATTAGCTTGTACAGAATGCGGAGATCGTAATTATATTACCAAAAAGAATAAACGAAATAATCCGGAACGTATCGAATTAAAAAAATATTGTCCACGATTAAAGCGAGTAACATTGCATCGTGAAACGAAGTAA
- a CDS encoding GTP pyrophosphokinase, whose protein sequence is MEYNQSTINYWKTFVLPYTFALEELKTKFEIMNREAQFLEDYNPFEHIKTRLKQPESIIKKLERKNLAPTIANAQKHLHDIIGIRITCCFVEDIYHLKQVIENREDMQVIEVKDYIASPKQNGYKSLHMIIKYPLLLNSGTKDVFAEIQLRTLAMDFWASLEHKLYYKYEGNIPEYLKDELHDAAMKAEELDNKMATIRQDIDEIEACANQISLPL, encoded by the coding sequence ATGGAGTATAACCAATCAACTATTAACTATTGGAAAACATTTGTATTACCATATACATTTGCTTTAGAAGAATTAAAAACAAAATTTGAAATTATGAATCGGGAAGCTCAGTTCCTAGAAGACTATAACCCGTTTGAACATATAAAAACAAGACTAAAACAACCAGAAAGCATTATAAAGAAGTTAGAACGTAAAAATTTGGCTCCAACAATCGCAAATGCTCAAAAACATTTACATGATATTATCGGCATTCGAATTACATGTTGCTTTGTAGAAGACATTTATCATTTAAAACAAGTGATTGAAAATCGTGAAGATATGCAAGTCATAGAGGTAAAAGATTATATAGCCTCTCCGAAGCAAAATGGGTATAAAAGTTTGCATATGATCATCAAGTATCCATTATTATTGAATTCTGGTACAAAGGATGTCTTTGCTGAAATTCAGTTACGTACACTGGCAATGGATTTTTGGGCAAGCTTAGAACATAAGCTCTATTATAAATACGAAGGAAACATCCCTGAATATTTAAAGGATGAACTACATGATGCTGCCATGAAAGCTGAAGAGTTGGATAATAAAATGGCAACAATTCGCCAAGATATCGATGAAATTGAAGCATGTGCAAATCAAATTTCATTGCCATTATAA
- a CDS encoding alkaline phosphatase, whose translation MKKMIKKAWPFAVVASLAITSVATWNFTHSETIKADSKENNAKIKNVIVLIGDGMGPSYMTAHRYMKDDPKTFGMEPTEFDKHLVGTQKTYPEDEHENITDSASAATAMSAGIKTYNAAISVDNDKAEVKTVLEQAKEQGKATGLVATSEITHATPAAFGAHDTNRKNMDGIADDYFDEKINGKHKIDVMLGGGMKNFVRKDRNLTEEFKKSGYSYVTDREQLLKDKNDQILGLFAPGGLDKMIDRNDKTPSLEEMTNAAIDRLKKNDKGFFLMVEGSQIDWAGHDNDVVAAMSEMEDFEKAFKAAIEFAKKDKHTLVVATADHSTGGFSLGANGEYNFKVDPLKAAKRTPDFMANEIAKGANVEETLKKYIDLELTPEEIQAVNEIAPSKDVTKIDNAIENIFNKRSVTGWTTGGHTGEDVNVYAFGPGKYLFSGVQENTNLAKRVFDIVGGGDPNKGRR comes from the coding sequence GTGAAGAAAATGATAAAGAAAGCATGGCCATTTGCTGTTGTTGCATCGTTAGCAATTACTTCAGTTGCAACATGGAACTTTACACATTCGGAAACAATTAAAGCAGATAGCAAAGAGAATAACGCGAAAATCAAGAACGTTATTGTATTAATTGGGGATGGGATGGGCCCTTCTTATATGACAGCTCATCGTTATATGAAGGACGATCCAAAAACATTTGGAATGGAGCCGACAGAATTTGATAAACATCTTGTAGGGACGCAAAAAACATATCCAGAAGATGAGCATGAAAATATTACGGACTCTGCATCGGCTGCAACAGCAATGTCAGCTGGTATCAAAACATATAATGCAGCAATTTCAGTTGATAATGATAAAGCGGAAGTCAAAACCGTGCTTGAGCAGGCAAAAGAACAAGGGAAAGCAACAGGGTTAGTTGCGACTTCTGAAATTACGCATGCAACGCCAGCTGCGTTTGGTGCTCATGATACGAACCGTAAAAATATGGATGGTATTGCAGATGATTACTTTGATGAAAAAATTAATGGAAAACATAAAATAGATGTTATGCTTGGTGGCGGCATGAAAAACTTTGTGAGAAAGGATCGTAACCTTACAGAGGAATTTAAAAAATCTGGTTATAGTTATGTAACAGATCGAGAGCAATTGTTAAAGGATAAAAACGATCAAATTCTTGGTTTATTTGCACCAGGTGGTTTAGATAAAATGATTGATCGCAATGATAAAACACCTTCATTAGAAGAAATGACAAATGCAGCAATTGATCGCTTAAAGAAAAATGATAAAGGTTTCTTCTTGATGGTAGAAGGGAGCCAAATCGATTGGGCTGGTCACGATAATGATGTTGTTGCAGCGATGAGCGAAATGGAAGACTTTGAAAAAGCATTTAAAGCAGCAATTGAATTTGCGAAAAAGGATAAGCATACGTTAGTTGTAGCAACGGCTGATCATTCTACAGGAGGCTTCTCTTTAGGCGCAAATGGTGAATATAACTTTAAAGTAGATCCTCTGAAAGCTGCTAAACGTACGCCAGATTTCATGGCAAATGAAATTGCAAAAGGTGCCAATGTAGAAGAGACATTGAAAAAGTATATTGATTTAGAACTAACGCCAGAAGAAATTCAAGCAGTAAATGAGATTGCTCCGTCAAAAGATGTGACGAAGATTGATAACGCAATTGAAAATATCTTCAATAAACGATCTGTTACGGGATGGACAACAGGCGGACATACCGGCGAGGATGTAAATGTATATGCATTTGGTCCAGGTAAATACTTATTCTCAGGTGTTCAAGAAAATACAAACTTAGCAAAACGTGTATTTGATATTGTGGGTGGTGGTGACCCGAATAAAGGTAGACGCTAA
- a CDS encoding GNAT family N-acetyltransferase, which produces MKIQRLNNFDIPDLLSLCESVGWLQPKSFMQKQFELYLSIGTLLGYIKNKKLIAAGGVFPFQPAYSSIGMLIVHPNFQRQGIGRALLEHCLQFADSSLPTILIATDAGVPLYQSFRFETITNVHRFEKLVINPTMKSRHFKTITPRDFDSLIQLDQTATGANRRQLYSLLLPRIAFSLKLETNGTIDAFTLCIQKGNILCVTPLIAKKEEDAILLLQQLSQMWNGVIRIDVPQSHITFRTSLQNEQFQETLRSPLMIRNGKHLPGNRDMLFTMIDAALC; this is translated from the coding sequence ATGAAAATACAACGATTAAACAACTTTGACATTCCAGATTTACTATCCCTTTGTGAGTCCGTTGGATGGTTGCAACCTAAGTCTTTCATGCAAAAACAATTTGAACTGTATCTTTCAATCGGGACATTATTAGGCTATATAAAAAATAAAAAACTCATTGCCGCTGGCGGGGTATTTCCCTTTCAACCAGCATATTCTTCTATCGGTATGTTAATCGTTCATCCAAATTTTCAGAGACAAGGTATTGGCCGCGCCTTACTAGAACATTGTTTACAATTCGCCGATTCTTCTCTTCCTACTATTCTTATTGCTACCGACGCCGGCGTACCTTTATATCAATCATTTAGGTTTGAAACAATAACAAATGTCCATCGCTTTGAAAAACTCGTTATAAATCCAACTATGAAATCCCGCCATTTTAAGACAATTACGCCACGCGATTTTGACTCTCTCATCCAGCTTGATCAAACCGCAACAGGTGCCAATCGACGGCAACTTTATTCATTATTACTCCCTAGAATAGCATTCTCTCTCAAACTCGAAACGAATGGTACTATAGATGCCTTTACACTCTGTATACAAAAAGGAAATATTCTATGTGTAACACCTCTTATCGCGAAAAAGGAAGAAGATGCTATTCTATTGTTACAGCAACTCTCTCAAATGTGGAATGGTGTGATTCGGATTGATGTCCCGCAATCACACATCACATTTCGCACTTCCTTACAAAATGAACAATTTCAGGAAACATTACGTTCTCCACTTATGATAAGAAATGGAAAACACCTTCCTGGAAATCGTGATATGCTATTTACTATGATAGATGCAGCCTTATGCTAG
- a CDS encoding alpha/beta fold hydrolase, whose product MLFASCSAAEKPVKQAKDIFTAAVTTNEKMVEIDGQTIYFKQIGDKKPPLLMIHGFGGSSDGFQKIYSNLAKDHTIIAVDALGFGKSSKPMDFYYSFPTHANLYYKLMKKLGYDKFAILGHSMGGEISLNLTYLYPEAVTHLILADATGATSLTNKNGSPKPKLSADLSNVSSISDYDENKVKFKRNDEKHYNKMKLWPRRLNINAAEITTPTLIIWGRNDNRVSWKEGEIYHQFLKNSTFHIIEKGYHAPFRQEPEEFVGYVNKFFEKNPISPIK is encoded by the coding sequence ATGCTATTCGCATCATGTAGCGCGGCAGAAAAACCGGTAAAACAAGCAAAAGATATCTTTACCGCTGCAGTCACTACCAATGAAAAAATGGTAGAAATAGATGGACAAACCATTTATTTTAAACAAATCGGTGACAAAAAACCTCCGCTACTTATGATTCATGGTTTCGGCGGATCATCAGATGGCTTTCAAAAAATTTACTCAAATTTAGCAAAAGATCATACAATTATTGCTGTTGATGCTTTAGGATTTGGAAAATCATCAAAACCGATGGATTTTTACTATTCTTTCCCAACTCACGCAAATTTATATTATAAATTAATGAAAAAACTAGGTTATGATAAATTTGCAATACTCGGCCATTCTATGGGGGGAGAAATTTCTCTCAATTTAACATATTTATACCCTGAAGCAGTCACGCACCTTATTTTAGCAGATGCTACAGGCGCTACTTCATTAACGAATAAAAACGGATCACCTAAACCAAAGTTATCTGCAGATTTAAGCAATGTTTCTTCTATTTCCGATTACGATGAAAATAAAGTGAAATTTAAACGAAATGATGAAAAGCATTACAACAAAATGAAATTATGGCCTCGCCGTCTAAATATTAATGCGGCGGAAATAACCACTCCGACCTTAATTATTTGGGGAAGAAATGACAATCGCGTTTCTTGGAAAGAAGGAGAAATATATCATCAATTCTTGAAAAATAGCACTTTCCATATTATCGAAAAAGGCTATCATGCTCCATTCCGTCAAGAGCCAGAAGAATTTGTCGGGTATGTAAACAAGTTCTTTGAAAAAAATCCTATTTCACCAATAAAATAA
- a CDS encoding DoxX family protein, which translates to MFIQFLRENKAVSFVLAIIRVYLGYTWLMAGIGKLQGKGFDATGYLQGAIEKSKGAQPAVQTWWASFLQDFAIPNVDLFNTLVTWGEILVGIGLIVGCLTKTAIFFGLVMNFSYMFSGSIGVNPQMVILSMLILVSSMNAGKLGLDGWIVAKLFGSKQKKRQKQVA; encoded by the coding sequence ATGTTTATTCAATTTTTAAGAGAAAACAAAGCGGTTTCTTTTGTATTAGCGATTATTCGTGTTTATCTTGGTTATACATGGCTAATGGCTGGAATCGGTAAATTACAAGGAAAGGGATTTGATGCGACAGGGTATTTACAAGGAGCCATTGAAAAATCAAAAGGAGCACAACCGGCTGTACAAACTTGGTGGGCATCATTTTTACAAGATTTCGCAATTCCGAATGTAGATCTATTCAATACGCTTGTAACATGGGGAGAAATTCTAGTTGGAATAGGCTTAATCGTAGGTTGTTTAACAAAAACAGCTATCTTTTTTGGTCTTGTAATGAACTTTTCCTATATGTTTAGTGGGTCTATTGGTGTGAATCCGCAAATGGTTATTTTATCTATGCTTATTCTTGTTTCGAGTATGAATGCTGGCAAACTGGGACTTGACGGCTGGATTGTAGCAAAATTATTCGGTTCAAAACAAAAAAAACGACAGAAACAAGTTGCTTAA
- a CDS encoding DUF4023 domain-containing protein: MNSSNDYLNTLHEKQAKDEQNRKRQGNGNPGKKKPNKTHK, encoded by the coding sequence ATGAATAGTTCAAATGATTACTTAAACACATTGCATGAAAAGCAAGCAAAAGATGAACAAAACAGAAAGCGGCAAGGAAATGGAAACCCTGGAAAAAAGAAGCCAAATAAAACGCATAAATAA
- a CDS encoding aromatic amino acid hydroxylase — translation MKKTEIPAHLKPFVSKQHYDQYTPINHAVWRYIMRQNHNFLKDVAHPAYVNGLKSSGINIDAIPKVEEMNECLAPSGWGAVTIDGLIPGVAFFDFQGHGLLPIATDIRKVENIEYTPAPDIVHEAAGHAPILLDPTYAKYVKRFGQIGAKAFSTKEEHDAFEAVRTLTIVKESPTSTPEEIEAAEKEVIEKQKLVSGVSEAEQISRLFWWTVEYGLIGDLDNPKIYGAGLLSSVGESKYCLTDAVEKVPFSLEACIKTTYDVTKMQPQLFVCQSFEELIEALEAFSKTMAFQTGGAEGLEKAIRSENIATAELSSGLQITGTFSEMVQNEVGEVIYLKTNTPTALAFNHKQLPHHSTAIHEDGFGTPIGLLQNNIALEDCTEESLQSLGILIGNNTDLSFASGVHVKGTVTDIIKQDEKVVLISFTNCTVVYKDRLLFDASWGTFDMAVGSNITSVFPGAADAASFFPMDEEIEKTPAPLSLSELDRMYQMVRDIRNKGELQDSDVAQLVAIHEVLNQFYKKEWLLRLEILELLVEHNKDQKTASFLLQQLSTFTENESVQRLIHNGLALLPIKDVKNNATINRS, via the coding sequence ATGAAGAAGACAGAAATTCCAGCGCATTTAAAGCCTTTTGTGTCTAAGCAACATTATGATCAGTACACACCCATTAATCATGCTGTATGGCGCTATATTATGAGGCAAAACCATAACTTTCTAAAAGATGTGGCTCATCCAGCTTATGTGAACGGATTAAAATCATCTGGTATTAATATAGACGCAATTCCAAAAGTGGAAGAAATGAATGAATGTTTAGCACCAAGCGGTTGGGGAGCTGTAACGATTGATGGTCTGATTCCCGGAGTCGCATTTTTTGACTTTCAAGGTCATGGTTTACTACCAATCGCAACAGATATTCGCAAAGTAGAAAATATTGAATATACACCAGCACCTGATATCGTTCATGAAGCAGCAGGTCATGCTCCCATCTTACTTGATCCTACATATGCCAAGTATGTAAAACGCTTTGGACAAATTGGAGCAAAAGCTTTCTCAACAAAGGAAGAGCATGATGCCTTTGAAGCAGTTCGTACACTCACCATTGTAAAAGAAAGTCCAACTTCAACACCTGAAGAAATTGAAGCAGCGGAAAAAGAAGTAATCGAAAAACAAAAACTAGTTTCAGGTGTATCAGAAGCGGAACAAATTTCTCGCCTTTTTTGGTGGACAGTTGAATATGGACTGATTGGCGATCTAGACAATCCTAAAATTTACGGAGCTGGTCTACTGTCTTCTGTAGGCGAAAGTAAGTATTGTTTAACAGATGCTGTTGAAAAAGTTCCATTCTCGCTCGAAGCTTGCATAAAGACAACATACGATGTGACGAAAATGCAGCCGCAATTATTTGTCTGTCAGTCATTTGAAGAACTGATAGAAGCACTTGAAGCATTTTCTAAAACAATGGCTTTTCAGACGGGTGGTGCGGAAGGATTAGAAAAAGCAATTCGCTCTGAAAACATAGCGACTGCTGAACTAAGTAGTGGTTTACAAATTACAGGTACATTCTCAGAGATGGTGCAAAATGAGGTTGGTGAAGTAATTTATCTAAAAACCAATACACCAACCGCTTTAGCATTCAATCATAAGCAACTGCCTCATCACTCAACAGCTATACACGAAGATGGATTTGGTACACCAATTGGTTTATTGCAAAACAATATAGCATTAGAAGATTGTACAGAGGAATCTTTACAATCATTAGGTATTCTAATTGGAAACAATACTGATCTTTCCTTTGCAAGCGGTGTTCACGTAAAAGGAACTGTAACTGATATTATAAAACAGGATGAGAAAGTCGTTCTTATTTCCTTTACAAATTGCACTGTTGTTTATAAAGATCGCTTATTATTTGATGCTTCATGGGGAACATTTGATATGGCAGTTGGTTCTAACATTACATCTGTATTCCCAGGTGCAGCCGATGCAGCCTCATTCTTCCCCATGGATGAAGAAATAGAAAAAACCCCCGCACCACTTTCACTATCAGAGCTAGATCGTATGTATCAAATGGTTCGAGATATTCGAAATAAAGGTGAGCTGCAAGATTCAGATGTAGCACAATTAGTAGCCATACATGAAGTATTAAATCAATTCTATAAAAAAGAATGGCTACTCCGCCTTGAAATATTAGAGTTACTTGTGGAACATAACAAAGATCAAAAAACAGCCTCTTTCTTACTGCAACAACTCTCTACATTTACAGAAAATGAGTCTGTACAACGTTTAATCCATAATGGACTTGCTTTACTTCCAATAAAGGATGTGAAAAATAATGCAACGATTAACAGATCATGA
- a CDS encoding 4a-hydroxytetrahydrobiopterin dehydratase has protein sequence MMQRLTDHEVQEELKKLDKWTVKDEKWIERKYMFSDYLKGVEFVSEAAKLSEEHNHHPFILIQYKAVILTLSSWNAKGLTKLDFDLAKQFDDLFLQNEKAIIKK, from the coding sequence ATAATGCAACGATTAACAGATCATGAAGTACAAGAGGAATTAAAGAAGCTAGATAAATGGACAGTGAAAGATGAAAAATGGATTGAAAGAAAATATATGTTTTCCGACTACTTAAAAGGTGTCGAATTTGTCTCTGAAGCCGCCAAACTATCAGAAGAACATAATCACCATCCATTTATCCTTATTCAGTATAAAGCAGTAATTCTCACTTTGTCATCATGGAATGCAAAAGGACTAACAAAACTTGATTTTGATTTAGCAAAACAATTTGATGACCTCTTTTTACAGAATGAAAAAGCGATTATAAAAAAATAA
- a CDS encoding VOC family protein → MSFQLHPNTALGIVHLYVSNIKRSLEFYTNVLQFTVIQEEETIVTLGTNANEPLLIIEEQKDALPKQKNRTGLYHYAILLPTRQELANVLRHLVEKIYPLHGGADHYFSEALYLADPDGNGIEIYHDRQREVWRDENGEIPFVSNPLDGEGLLQQGEAWSGFPSGTVIGHIHFHVSDLGEARQFYVDGLGFDITIPPRNGALFVSAGGYHHHVGLNTWQGEGVPSQMPNSIGLKYFTIVLANETETEKVCKSLKDIGIIATYKEGVLQVEDPFGHRIHLITKEEA, encoded by the coding sequence ATGAGCTTTCAGCTTCATCCCAACACAGCACTTGGTATTGTTCATCTATACGTATCAAATATAAAAAGATCACTAGAGTTTTATACGAATGTATTACAATTCACAGTAATTCAAGAAGAAGAGACAATCGTTACACTTGGTACAAATGCAAATGAACCACTTCTTATAATAGAAGAACAAAAAGATGCTTTACCGAAACAGAAAAATCGCACAGGTCTATATCACTATGCAATTTTATTACCGACGAGACAAGAGTTAGCAAATGTTCTGCGTCATCTTGTAGAGAAGATATATCCGTTGCATGGTGGGGCAGATCATTACTTTAGTGAGGCTCTTTATTTAGCTGACCCAGATGGGAATGGAATAGAAATTTATCATGATCGCCAAAGAGAAGTATGGCGTGATGAAAATGGAGAGATCCCGTTTGTTAGTAACCCGTTAGATGGTGAAGGATTATTACAGCAAGGAGAGGCATGGAGTGGATTCCCGAGTGGTACAGTGATAGGACATATTCATTTCCATGTATCTGATTTAGGAGAAGCAAGACAATTTTATGTAGATGGTCTAGGATTTGATATAACGATTCCACCTCGAAATGGTGCGTTGTTTGTTTCTGCTGGTGGGTATCATCATCATGTCGGTTTAAATACATGGCAAGGTGAAGGAGTGCCATCACAAATGCCAAATTCTATCGGCTTGAAATATTTCACAATTGTATTAGCAAATGAAACGGAAACAGAAAAGGTATGTAAAAGCTTAAAAGATATTGGTATTATTGCAACGTACAAAGAGGGAGTATTACAAGTTGAGGATCCATTTGGTCATCGTATTCACTTGATTACAAAAGAAGAAGCCTAA
- a CDS encoding DoxX family protein, whose translation MNQRIGNLIIRIVLGVTFFMHGLVKFQSGIENIAGWFTSIGLPGGLAYGVATMELIGGLLLIIGLGVRYVGLLFAIIMVGAIVKVKWSAGLLGDGKNPGFELDLALLAMGLHLFIAKADGFIDNFLKATMFKKD comes from the coding sequence ATGAATCAACGTATTGGTAACTTAATTATTCGTATCGTGTTAGGAGTAACGTTCTTCATGCACGGTTTAGTAAAATTCCAATCAGGAATTGAAAATATTGCAGGATGGTTTACAAGTATCGGTTTACCGGGTGGACTTGCTTATGGCGTAGCAACAATGGAATTAATTGGCGGCTTATTATTAATTATCGGTTTAGGTGTAAGATATGTTGGACTATTATTTGCAATCATTATGGTTGGAGCAATTGTAAAAGTAAAATGGTCAGCTGGTTTATTAGGAGATGGGAAAAATCCTGGTTTTGAATTAGATCTTGCATTATTAGCAATGGGACTTCACCTATTTATTGCAAAAGCTGATGGTTTTATAGATAATTTCTTAAAAGCAACTATGTTTAAAAAAGACTAA